The Fragaria vesca subsp. vesca linkage group LG2, FraVesHawaii_1.0, whole genome shotgun sequence genome includes a window with the following:
- the LOC101311826 gene encoding ubiquitin-conjugating enzyme E2 19-like, whose translation MASVNHQDNIPGATGTGASKKSQAPAKTADSQSVLKRLQSELMALMMGGDSGISAFPEEDNIFCWKGTINGSKDTVFEGTQYRLLLSFPNDYPFKPPKVKFETFCFHPNVDVRGHICLDILQDKWSSAYDVRTILLSIQSLLGEPNTSSPLNPHAAQLWSNQEEYRKMVEKLYKAPNA comes from the exons ATGGCGTCTGTGAACCACCAGGACAACATCCCAGGCGCCACTGGCACCGGCGCGTCCAAGAAATCTCAGGCGCCGGCGAAAACCGCCGATTCCCAATCCGTTCTCAAAAG GCTTCAATCCGAGTTGATGGCTCTAATG ATGGGTGGAGATTCGGGGATATCTGCGTTTCCTGAGGAAGACAACATATTCTGCTGGAAAGGGACCATCAATGGAAGCAAAGACACGGTTTTCGAAGGGACTCAATACAGATTGTTGCTCTCTTTCCCCAATGACTATCCCTTTAAGCCTCCCAAGGTCAAGTTCGAGACTTTCTGCTTTCATCCCAATGTCGATGTTCGCGGCCATATTTGCTTGGACATTCTTCAG GATAAATGGTCTTCGGCTTATGATGTCAGAACCATCCTCTTATCGATCCAGAGTCTTCTCGGAG AACCAAACACAAGCTCACCTTTGAACCCCCATGCAGCGCAACTTTGGAGCAATCAAGAAG AATATAGGAAGATGGTGGAGAAATTGTACAAGGCTCCAAACGCTTAA